In a single window of the Myxococcus stipitatus genome:
- a CDS encoding nucleotidyltransferase family protein — protein MTDSIALVALLRDWPSAPSRPAPVGKEALDFVRAAVRHGLAGFVAHAVGQGGWSLPAEAGALLRRESLAGAARNIQVKALLLRALEVLAGEGIVPVALKGYGLGLRLYPDPLQRATRDVDLLVGREQVGPAVRALTRLGLATRSPDAARHVEASAHHVELEGPAGLVELHFHALSPWGHPLEGDTLLARAVEDGLEGRRVRWLRPEDEAVYLSLHAGNHLLQRLAWVFDLKLLALRGLDWPRVVAAARETGQAQAAWYGWETARRLLGAPVPEAALRELAPPLWQRTVAGRLFTASRLVDTELLNSKPAWLAAKLLLAPSGRTVAAYSLRRLRSRLWGLQRRP, from the coding sequence GTGACGGATTCCATCGCCCTCGTGGCGCTGCTGCGGGACTGGCCCTCCGCGCCGTCCCGCCCCGCGCCCGTGGGCAAGGAGGCCCTCGACTTCGTGCGCGCGGCCGTGCGCCATGGGCTCGCGGGCTTCGTGGCCCACGCGGTGGGGCAGGGGGGCTGGTCGCTGCCCGCGGAGGCGGGCGCGCTCCTGCGCCGCGAATCCCTCGCGGGCGCCGCGCGCAACATCCAGGTCAAGGCGCTGCTCCTGCGCGCCCTGGAGGTGCTCGCCGGCGAGGGCATCGTCCCCGTGGCGCTCAAGGGCTATGGGCTCGGCCTGCGGCTGTACCCCGACCCGCTCCAGCGCGCGACGCGCGACGTGGACCTGCTCGTGGGGCGCGAGCAGGTGGGCCCGGCGGTGCGCGCGCTCACGCGGCTGGGACTCGCCACGCGGAGCCCGGACGCCGCGCGGCACGTCGAGGCGTCCGCGCACCACGTGGAGCTGGAAGGGCCCGCGGGGCTCGTGGAGCTGCACTTCCATGCGCTGTCCCCCTGGGGACACCCGTTGGAGGGTGACACGCTGCTCGCGCGCGCCGTGGAGGACGGGTTGGAGGGGCGACGGGTGCGGTGGCTGCGGCCCGAGGACGAGGCCGTGTACCTGTCACTGCACGCGGGCAACCACCTGCTCCAGCGCCTCGCGTGGGTGTTCGATTTGAAGCTGCTGGCGCTGCGTGGCCTGGACTGGCCTCGGGTGGTGGCCGCCGCGCGGGAGACGGGGCAGGCCCAGGCGGCGTGGTACGGCTGGGAGACGGCGCGTCGGCTCCTCGGAGCGCCAGTGCCCGAAGCGGCCCTGCGAGAGCTGGCGCCGCCCCTGTGGCAACGGACCGTGGCCGGGCGGCTCTTCACGGCGTCGCGCCTGGTGGACACGGAGCTGCTGAACAGCAAGCCCGCGTGGCTGGCGGCGAAGCTCCTGCTGGCTCCGAGCGGGCGCACCGTGGCGGCCTACTCGTTGCGACGGTTGCGGTCGCGGCTGTGGGGCCTCCAGCGCCGACCGTGA